One window of the Trifolium pratense cultivar HEN17-A07 linkage group LG2, ARS_RC_1.1, whole genome shotgun sequence genome contains the following:
- the LOC123904998 gene encoding protein FAR1-RELATED SEQUENCE 5-like: MDSRRTKAQNSVTEGEINEVVEVRRPVVLGLFATAIVPSGQPRSPPNVPQPIEIDTSSHFATDREENDRDELIKWARSVSQSLRFAIIVRRSDSGEKRKAQLVLECERSGKYVPAKKKLKSDTSGTRKCECPFRLRGYYNKATKLWRLTVVNGMHNHELDKGLEGHLVAGRLKPQEKEFMDEMTRNAVAPKNILSTLKERDPENKTYAKQVYNARHRYRVKMRASMTEMQHLCKKLDDNKYYYKYRTVVEDGVEHLQDIFFAHPRSITLLNSFHTVLMMDSTYKTSKYKMPLFEIVGFTSTEKKFNVAFAWLSNEKEDNFIWALQQLRCLLRRETNLPKVILTDRDLALMNAIPAVFPEAAALVCRFHVKKNVRTKAAELVKVRDGEKVKAADMRERVCLAFEDVLDSSTENIIMIFNLFSKTTSQEYYILLASCY; this comes from the exons atggattcaagacgcACCAAAGCACAAAACTCAG TTACGGAAGGCGAAATTAACGAAGTTGTCGAAGTTAGGCGACCTGTTGTGCTTGGCCTTTTTGCAACGGCCATTGTTCCATCTGGTCAACCAAGAAGTCCTCCTAATGTGCCGCAGCCGATAGAAATTGACACGTCGTCTCATTTTGCGACTGATAGGGAAGAGAACGACAGAGATGAGTTGATCAAATGGGCTCGAAGCGTGTCGCAAAGTTTAAGGTTCGCAATTATAGTTAGGCGATCCGATTCGGGCGAGAAGAGAAAGGCTCAATTGGTGTTAGAGTGTGAACGTAGTGGGAAGTATGTTCCAGccaagaagaagttgaaatccGATACCTCCGGAACAAGAAAATGCGAATGTCCTTTCCGACTCCGTGGGTATTACAACAAGGCAACAAAACTATGGCGTTTGACTGTTGTCAACGGTATGCATAACCACGAGTTGGACAAAGGGCTTGAAGGGCATCTCGTGGCGGGGCGTTTGAAACCGCAAGAGAAGGAATTTATGGACGAGATGACAAGGAATGCGGTCGCTCCAAAAAACATATTGTCCACATTAAAGGAGAGAGATCCGGAAAACAAGACCTATGCAAAGCAAGTGTACAACGCTCGTCATAGGTACAGAGTTAAAATGAGGGCGTCCATGACTGAGATGCAACACTTATGTAAGAAGCTTGATGATAACAAGTACTACTACAAGTATCGGACGGTTGTTGAAGATGGAGTAGAACATCTTCAAGATATATTCTTTGCACATCCGAGGTCCATAACTTTATTGAACTCTTTTCATACTGTGCTGATGATGGACTCCACATACAAAACCAGCAAGTACAAAATGCCGCTGTTTGAGATAGTCGGATTCACTTCGACCGAGAAAAAATTCAACGTTGCTTTTGCCTGGCTCAGTAACGAAAAGGAAGACAACTTTATATGGGCTCTGCAACAACTACGTTGTTTGTTAAGGCGTGAGACAAATTTGCCGAAGGTTATCTTGACGGATCGAGATTTAGCTTTGATGAATGCTATTCCGGCTGTGTTTCCAGAAGCGGCGGCGTTGGTTTGTCGGTTCCATGTTAAGAAGAATGTGAGGACCAAGGCAGCCGAGCTGGTCAAGGTGAGGGATGGGGAAAAGGTCAAGGCGGCGGACATGAGGGAAAGAGTCTGTTTGGCGTTCGAGGATGTGTTAGATTCGTCTACTGAGAATATTATCATGATCTTTAACCTTTTTTCGAAAACGACTTCACAAGAATATTACATCCTTCTTGCATCTTGTTATTGA
- the LOC123908762 gene encoding putative pentatricopeptide repeat-containing protein At1g12700, mitochondrial, with protein MSYVASSPNFQKLQNPKFIRFFSSSPKSLYSQFHNQNKDEQNLVCLFNQLLLQNNPSIFRFNKILGSFVKLNQYSTVVSLHRQMELNGISSDFVTSNILINCFSQLGQISLSFSVFANILKKGFHPDAITFNTLIKGLCLKGQIHKAFNFHDKVVAQGFRLDQVSYGTLINGLCKLGQTRTALQLLRRVDEKLLQPTVVMYNAIIDSMCKDKLVNHAFHLYSEMIAKRISPDVFTYNTLINGFCIVGRLKQAIHLFNKMISENINHNIYTFNTLVDAFCKEGKVKEAKNVFAIMIRKGVKPDIVTYNSLMDGYCLLKEINKSSGIFNTMAQMGVVPDVQCYNIMINGFCKIKMVDEAMNLFNEMLCRKIIPDTITYSSLIDGLCKSGRISYALELVDEMYDRGQPPDIITYNSILDALCKNHHVDKAIALLTKIKDMGIQPNMCTYNILIDGLCKGGRLNDAQKVFEDLLVKGYNLDVYTYTAMIHGFCKNGFLDEALAILSKLKDNSCIPNAATYEIIIRSLFDNDENDKAEKLLREMISRVASPNGKKGFVISFG; from the exons atgtCGTATGTTGCTTCTTCTCCTAATTTTCAAAAACTCCAAAACCCTAAATTCATTCGCTTCTTCTCCTCTTCACCTAAAAGCCTATACTCTCAATTCCACAACCAAAATAAAGACGAACAAAATCTCGTTTGCTTATTCAATCAATTGCTACTTCAAAACAATCCATCCATCTTCcgatttaacaaaattttaggtTCCTTTGTTAAGCTAAATCAATACTCCACTGTTGTTTCACTTCATCGACAGATGGAATTAAATGGAATTTCCTCAGATTTTGTCACTTCCAACATATTGATCAATTGTTTTTCACAATTAGGTCAAATCTCTCTTTCCTTTTCTGTATTTGCCAACATTCTCAAAAAGGGTTTTCATCCAGATGCCATAACCTTTAATACACTCATCAAGGGTCTCTGTCTCAAAGGTCAGATCCATAAAGCATTCAACTTTCATGATAAGGTCGTAGCGCAGGGATTCCGGTTAGATCAAGTTAGTTATGGGACCTTGATCAATGGGTTATGTAAACTTGGACAAACAAGAACAGCCCTACAACTGCTGAGACGAGTTGATGAGAAACTGCTTCAACCTACTGTGGTAATGTACAATGCAATTATTGATAGTATGTGCAAGGATAAACTTGTTAATCATGCTTTTCATTTATATTCTGAAATGATTGCTAAGAGAATTTCTCCTGATGTTTTCACTTACAATACTTTAATTAATGGCTTTTGCATCGTGGGTAGGTTAAAACAAGCAATtcatttgtttaataaaatgatatCGGAAAACATCAACCATAATATTTATACCTTTAATACGTTGGTTGATGCATTTTGTAAGGAAGGAAAAGTGAAAGAAGCTAAAAATGTGTTTGCTATCATGATCAGAAAAGGTGTTAAACCTGATATTGTTACTTATAACTCTTTAATGGATGGATATTGCTTACTTAAAGAAATTAACAAGTCCAGTGGTATATTCAACACTATGGCTCAGATGGGAGTGGTTCCTGATGTTCAATGCTACAATATCATGATTAATGGATTTTGTAAGATTAAAATGGTAGATGAAGCCATGAATCTCTTCAATGAAATGCTTTGTAGAAAAATTATTCCTGATACGATAACTTACAGTTcccttattgatggtttgtgcaaATCGGGAAGAATCTCATATGCTTTGGAGCTTGTCGATGAGATGTATGATAGAGGTCAACCACCTGATATAATTACTTACAATTCTATATTGGATGCTTTGTGCAAAAACCACCATGTTGACAAGGCAATTGctttattaacaaaaattaaagatatgGGTATTCAACCAAACATGTGCACATATAATATTCTTATTGATGGATTGTGTAAAGGTGGAAGATTGAATGACGCTCAAAAGGTTTTTGAGGATCTTCTGGTCAAAGGCTACAATCTTGATGTCTATACATATACTGCTATGATCCATGGGTTTTGTAAAAATGGGTTTCTTGATGAAGCATTGGCCATACTATCAAAACTGAAAGACAATAGTTGCATTCCAAATGCCGCAACGTATGAAATTATTATCCGTTCTCTATTTGATAACGATGAAAATGATAAGGCGGAGAAACTTCTTCGTGAAATGATTTCAAGAG TTGCTTCACCCAATGGAAAGAAGGGTTTTGTTATCTCTTTTGGCTAA
- the LOC123908764 gene encoding myosin-binding protein 3-like isoform X2, with protein MATNKFATMLHRKTNNKIVVILVYAFLEWILILLLLLNSLFSYFITKFAKFFGLKPPCIFCSRLDHVLQPENSTDLVCETHAAEISNLGYCSNHQRLSEVKSMCENCLASRPNHHEVENLFGLRHKIGFISLASPEKHDENGESLNRCSCCNECLKNQFYPPWDDRNYLSKGCLIVVSIEDDDKESDKYLEFEINNGQEHVHDHDHDDEVSDEHQILFDIESFILREVAEDRSSSVSNLNSDEKDAEKDDPSVADSPIMQVSHCQDRSLEIINKHFEKKDDPSGADNFIHPFSDTPIMKLSHLEDRSIEIISMNFENYVACGDDRLTPVKLIDSITCVDFESCKLIEDPKEGKQMIQTFASELPVEPRPSILEGEVLLSMDENVVQTLEVEGLNQISVVQTSVNDDNSIEAVTEEPDNAQVDLFRSQEPICSYECTEEDESESSDDDDAEAQNAFEKFISQNKLSMSRSLSNDEKSLEADMEEQENTSAEDQSIPEDQSSTSDDDIEVPNSFDEFIANNNLYTDKSV; from the exons ATGGCTACTAACAAGTTTGCAACCATGTTACATAGAAAAACCAACAACAAAATAGTTGTAATTCTAGTTTATGCATTTCTTGAATGGATCTTAATATTACTCCTTCTTCTAAACTCTTTGTTCAGTTATTTCATCACAAAATTTGCCAAATTCTTTGGCCTTAAACCACCTTGTATTTTCTGTTCAAGGCTTGATCATGTTTTACAGCCAGAGAATAGCACTGATCTTGTTTGTGAGACTCATGCAGCTGAGATTTCAAACCTTGGTTACTGCTCAAATCATCAAAGATTATCAGAAGTGAAAAGCATGTGTGAAAATTGTTTGGCTTCTAGGCCAAATCATCATGAAGTTGAGAATTTATTTGGTTTGAGACATAAGATTGGTTTTATTTCATTGGCGAGTCCTGAAAAACATGACGAAAATGGTGAGAGTTTAAATAGGTGTTCTTGCTGCAATGAGTGCTTGAAAAACCAATTTTACCCTCCTTGGGATGATAGAAACTATCTAAGCAAAGGTTGTCTCATTGTTGTATCAATTGAAGATGATGATAAAGAAAGTGATAAGTATCTTGAATTTGAGATAAACAATGGACAAGAACATGTTCATGATCATGATCATGATGATGAGGTATCAGATGAGCATCAGATACTTTTTGATATTGAAAGTTTTATACTTAGAGAAGTGGCTGAGGATCGATCGAGTTCGGTTTCAAACTTGAACTCTGATGAAAAGGATGCAGAAAAAGATGATCCAAGTGTTGCTGATTCTCCTATTATGCAGGTTTCACATTGTCAAGATAGATCgcttgaaatcatcaataagCACTTTGAAAAGAAAGATGATCCAAGTGGTGCTGATAATTTTATTCATCCATTTTCTGATACTCCTATTATGAAGCTTTCACACTTGGAAGATAGATCAATTGAAATCATCAGTATGAACTTTGAGAATTATGTAGCTTGTGGCGACGACCGGTTGACACCTGTTAAGTTAATAGACTCTATCACTTGTGTAGATTTTGAATCATGCAAATTGATTGAGGATCCGAAGGAGGGGAAGCAGATGATTCAAACTTTTGCAAGTGAGTTACCAGTTGAGCCGCGGCCGAGTATCTTAGAAGGGGAAGTTTTACTCTCAATGGATGAGAATGTAGTTCAAACTTTGGAAGTTGAAGGGTTAAATCAGATTTCAGTAGTTCAAACTTCTGTGAATGATGATAATAGTATTGAAGCAGTCACAGAAGAACCAGATAATGCACAAG TTGATCTTTTTCGATCTCAAGAACCGATCTGTTCGTATGAATGCACAGAAGAAGATGAATCTgaatcaagtgatgatgatgatgctgaaGCTCAAAATGCCTTTGAAAAATTCATTTCTCAGAATAAGCTAAGTATGTCTCGCAGTTTATCGAATGATGAGAAAAGTTTAGAAGCAGATATGGAAGAACAAGAAAATACTTCAGCAG AAGATCAATCCATACCAGAAGATCAATCTTCTACAAGTGATGATGACATTGAAGTTCCTAATTCATTTGATGAATTCATTGCAAATAACAATCTAT ATACCGATAAATCGGTGTAA
- the LOC123908764 gene encoding myosin-binding protein 3-like isoform X1, with protein sequence MATNKFATMLHRKTNNKIVVILVYAFLEWILILLLLLNSLFSYFITKFAKFFGLKPPCIFCSRLDHVLQPENSTDLVCETHAAEISNLGYCSNHQRLSEVKSMCENCLASRPNHHEVENLFGLRHKIGFISLASPEKHDENGESLNRCSCCNECLKNQFYPPWDDRNYLSKGCLIVVSIEDDDKESDKYLEFEINNGQEHVHDHDHDDEVSDEHQILFDIESFILREVAEDRSSSVSNLNSDEKDAEKDDPSVADSPIMQVSHCQDRSLEIINKHFEKKDDPSGADNFIHPFSDTPIMKLSHLEDRSIEIISMNFENYVACGDDRLTPVKLIDSITCVDFESCKLIEDPKEGKQMIQTFASELPVEPRPSILEGEVLLSMDENVVQTLEVEGLNQISVVQTSVNDDNSIEAVTEEPDNAQVDLFRSQEPICSYECTEEDESESSDDDDAEAQNAFEKFISQNKLSMSRSLSNDEKSLEADMEEQENTSAEEDQSIPEDQSSTSDDDIEVPNSFDEFIANNNLYTDKSV encoded by the exons ATGGCTACTAACAAGTTTGCAACCATGTTACATAGAAAAACCAACAACAAAATAGTTGTAATTCTAGTTTATGCATTTCTTGAATGGATCTTAATATTACTCCTTCTTCTAAACTCTTTGTTCAGTTATTTCATCACAAAATTTGCCAAATTCTTTGGCCTTAAACCACCTTGTATTTTCTGTTCAAGGCTTGATCATGTTTTACAGCCAGAGAATAGCACTGATCTTGTTTGTGAGACTCATGCAGCTGAGATTTCAAACCTTGGTTACTGCTCAAATCATCAAAGATTATCAGAAGTGAAAAGCATGTGTGAAAATTGTTTGGCTTCTAGGCCAAATCATCATGAAGTTGAGAATTTATTTGGTTTGAGACATAAGATTGGTTTTATTTCATTGGCGAGTCCTGAAAAACATGACGAAAATGGTGAGAGTTTAAATAGGTGTTCTTGCTGCAATGAGTGCTTGAAAAACCAATTTTACCCTCCTTGGGATGATAGAAACTATCTAAGCAAAGGTTGTCTCATTGTTGTATCAATTGAAGATGATGATAAAGAAAGTGATAAGTATCTTGAATTTGAGATAAACAATGGACAAGAACATGTTCATGATCATGATCATGATGATGAGGTATCAGATGAGCATCAGATACTTTTTGATATTGAAAGTTTTATACTTAGAGAAGTGGCTGAGGATCGATCGAGTTCGGTTTCAAACTTGAACTCTGATGAAAAGGATGCAGAAAAAGATGATCCAAGTGTTGCTGATTCTCCTATTATGCAGGTTTCACATTGTCAAGATAGATCgcttgaaatcatcaataagCACTTTGAAAAGAAAGATGATCCAAGTGGTGCTGATAATTTTATTCATCCATTTTCTGATACTCCTATTATGAAGCTTTCACACTTGGAAGATAGATCAATTGAAATCATCAGTATGAACTTTGAGAATTATGTAGCTTGTGGCGACGACCGGTTGACACCTGTTAAGTTAATAGACTCTATCACTTGTGTAGATTTTGAATCATGCAAATTGATTGAGGATCCGAAGGAGGGGAAGCAGATGATTCAAACTTTTGCAAGTGAGTTACCAGTTGAGCCGCGGCCGAGTATCTTAGAAGGGGAAGTTTTACTCTCAATGGATGAGAATGTAGTTCAAACTTTGGAAGTTGAAGGGTTAAATCAGATTTCAGTAGTTCAAACTTCTGTGAATGATGATAATAGTATTGAAGCAGTCACAGAAGAACCAGATAATGCACAAG TTGATCTTTTTCGATCTCAAGAACCGATCTGTTCGTATGAATGCACAGAAGAAGATGAATCTgaatcaagtgatgatgatgatgctgaaGCTCAAAATGCCTTTGAAAAATTCATTTCTCAGAATAAGCTAAGTATGTCTCGCAGTTTATCGAATGATGAGAAAAGTTTAGAAGCAGATATGGAAGAACAAGAAAATACTTCAGCAG AAGAAGATCAATCCATACCAGAAGATCAATCTTCTACAAGTGATGATGACATTGAAGTTCCTAATTCATTTGATGAATTCATTGCAAATAACAATCTAT ATACCGATAAATCGGTGTAA
- the LOC123904999 gene encoding myosin-binding protein 3-like, which produces MHRKLMLYEKRESGAEESVDGSVASEVESGDPVLTIDRLKTALKNEQRALSVIYQELEEERSASAIATNQTMAMITRLQEEKAAMQMEALQYQRMMEEQAEYDQEALQLLNDLMTKREREKQELEKELEEYREKVMEYEAKEKLSLLRRMKDGSVRSRDSSCSCCNTGYTDELSIDLNNEEKEDDNNENADDSVSKLEEMALDCLKHVSELDSTLEEFEEEKASILDQLKALEEKIVSLEDGEEFLEESSSRYGDKEDYSNGCLAKKLLPYLDEADNENDEEAFAYDRELENGSNDMQNTVPIISEMDSMKVCIEEEVDRVYDRLQALETDREFLQHCMGSIQNGGDEGKDLLQEILQHLRDLKNVELRLKDLDNDPSSIVMLHSPSKDL; this is translated from the coding sequence ATGCATAGGAAATTGATGCTGTATGAGAAAAGAGAATCAGGAGCAGAAGAATCTGTGGATGGTAGTGTTGCAAGTGAGGTTGAATCCGGTGATCCGGTGTTAACAATCGACCGGCTAAAAACAGCACTAAAAAACGAACAAAGAGCTCTCAGTGTTATATATCAAGAACTAGAAGAAGAGAGAAGTGCATCAGCCATAGCTACAAATCAAACAATGGCAATGATTACAAGGCTGCAGGAAGAAAAAGCAGCAATGCAGATGGAAGCATTGCAATACCAAAGAATGATGGAAGAACAGGCGGAATATGATCAAGAAGCTTTACAGCTTTTGAACGATTTAATGACGAAAAGAGAGCGAGAGAAGCaagaacttgaaaaagaatTGGAAGAGTATAGGGAAAAAGTTATGGAATATGAAGCAAAAGAGAAACTAAGTTTGTTGAGAAGAATGAAAGATGGAAGTGTAAGAAGTAGAGactcttcttgttcttgttgCAACACCGGATACACTGATGAATTATCGATCGATCTtaacaatgaagaaaaggaagaCGATAACAATGAAAATGCTGATGATTCAGTTTCTAAGTTGGAAGAGATGGCATTAGATTGTTTAAAACATGTAAGTGAACTTGATAGTACTTTAGAAGAATTTGAGGAAGAAAAAGCTTCTATTTTAGATCAACTCAAAGCATTAGAGGAAAAGATAGTTTCATTGGAAGATGGTGAAGAGTTTCTTGAAGAGAGTTCATCAAGATATGGTGACAAAGAAGACTATTCTAATGGTTGCTTGGCAAAGAAGTTACTTCCATATTTAGATGAAGCTGACaatgaaaatgatgaagaagCATTTGCATATGACAGAGAATTGGAGAATGGATCAAATGATATGCAAAACACAGTTCCAATAATAAGTGAAATGGATAGCATGAAAGTGTGTATTGAAGAAGAAGTTGATCGCGTTTACGACAGGTTACAAGCTCTTGAAACAGATAGAGAGTTTCTACAACATTGTATGGGATCCATACAAAATGGTGGTGATGAAGGAAAAGATTTGCTTCAAGAAATCTTGCAACATCTTCGTGATCTTAAGAATGTTGAACTACGCCTTAAGGATCTCGACAATGATCCATCCAGTATAGTTATGTTGCATTCACCAAGCAAAGACTTGTAA